In Blastopirellula sp. J2-11, a single genomic region encodes these proteins:
- the tilS gene encoding tRNA lysidine(34) synthetase TilS, with product MHLFEKVVAASWPPSRWADCTVLVAVSGGADSVALLRSLAAIQESGPGRLVAVHVDHNLREESNADAQFVAQLAQQLGIEAIMGRVDFELSGPDGIEAAARSARYDFLRTFAMDSGARYVVTGHTADDQIETVLQRILRGTSIAGLSAIPRARELEPGISLLRPLLSIRRSEVEAYLADLGQDFRHDGTNDESCFFRNRLRNELLPLLREAYLPQVDQSLLRLAIGAAECREYVESQASQLLAACLLQATDEQVVLDAKELGDASPFLAKEACVLLWRQRDWPRQAMSREKWEALSALIAGDSPAPFELPGGVRAEKKGEQLLLTPLS from the coding sequence ATGCATCTGTTTGAGAAAGTTGTCGCCGCCAGCTGGCCGCCGTCGCGCTGGGCTGATTGCACCGTTTTGGTCGCTGTGAGCGGTGGCGCTGATAGCGTGGCGCTGCTGCGATCGCTAGCGGCGATTCAAGAATCGGGGCCAGGCCGTCTTGTCGCGGTCCATGTGGATCATAATCTGCGCGAAGAATCAAACGCGGACGCCCAGTTTGTAGCGCAACTCGCCCAGCAATTGGGAATCGAAGCGATCATGGGCCGAGTTGATTTCGAATTGTCAGGCCCCGACGGCATTGAAGCGGCGGCTCGCTCTGCCCGATATGACTTTCTACGGACTTTTGCGATGGATAGCGGCGCTCGCTATGTCGTCACGGGCCATACCGCGGATGATCAGATCGAAACTGTCTTGCAGCGGATTTTGCGCGGAACCAGTATCGCGGGGCTCTCCGCGATTCCCCGAGCCAGAGAGCTGGAACCAGGAATTAGTCTGTTGCGGCCGCTGTTGTCGATTCGCCGCTCCGAGGTCGAAGCGTACTTGGCCGATCTGGGGCAGGACTTTCGGCACGATGGCACGAATGACGAATCTTGCTTTTTTCGCAATCGCCTCCGTAACGAACTGTTGCCGTTGTTACGAGAAGCCTATTTGCCGCAAGTCGATCAATCGCTGTTGCGATTGGCGATCGGCGCCGCCGAATGCCGCGAATATGTCGAGTCGCAGGCCAGCCAACTGCTGGCCGCCTGCTTGCTGCAAGCGACCGACGAACAAGTGGTTCTTGATGCGAAGGAGCTGGGCGATGCTTCCCCTTTTTTGGCGAAGGAGGCCTGCGTGCTGCTATGGCGCCAACGCGACTGGCCGCGTCAGGCGATGAGTCGCGAGAAATGGGAAGCTTTGTCGGCGCTGATCGCCGGCGACTCCCCTGCCCCGTTTGAGTTGCCCGGAGGCGTTCGAGCCGAAAAAAAAGGGGAGCAGCTGCTGCTGACTCCCCTTTCGTAG
- a CDS encoding MFS transporter produces the protein MNEKSAPSDGEKKFLFWACFISLITTAFGFIVRAIIIDDWGTVFNLTETQKGEIFGVGLWPFAISIILFSLVIDKIGYKTAMYFAFACHALSVVMTIVLPMYFDPYWSLYFGTFIVALGNGTVEAVVNPVVATLFPNEKTKWLNMLHAGWPGGLVLGGIITIGMGPDGFLSNIFSGGVSMAWQYKVALILIPTVVYGLMMLPCKFPVNERVAAGVSYGDMLAEFGMGGALIVGFLMFSELGRVATELLGKAGVESGEWMIYVVWGCIIAATIGMGAITKFAIGRPLFLFMLLIMVPLATTELGTDSWITSLMEPVMTKAGYAAGWVIVYTSLIMMILRFFAGPIVHKLSPLGLLAASSVIAIVGLVFLSKVDSIALIFVAATIYGLGKTFFWPTMLGVVAEQSPRGGALTLNATGGVGMLGVGVVGAVFLGYFQDSAQVAALEDKPAILKQVEEEKTWVFGKYNAVNADAVKELPEAEQEEVTVASEQAKKDALFAVAIFPCIMLACYLALIVYFTSQGGYKAEVLVGHEAEDAKFTGGVEGPADA, from the coding sequence ATGAATGAAAAGTCGGCGCCAAGCGATGGAGAAAAGAAGTTTCTCTTCTGGGCCTGTTTTATCTCGCTGATCACCACCGCGTTCGGGTTTATCGTCCGCGCGATCATCATCGATGACTGGGGAACCGTTTTCAATCTGACCGAAACGCAGAAGGGTGAAATCTTCGGCGTCGGCCTCTGGCCGTTCGCGATCAGCATCATTCTGTTCAGTTTGGTGATCGACAAAATTGGCTACAAGACGGCGATGTACTTCGCGTTCGCTTGCCATGCGCTGTCGGTCGTAATGACCATCGTGCTGCCGATGTACTTTGACCCGTACTGGAGTCTCTATTTCGGTACGTTTATCGTCGCGTTGGGTAATGGAACGGTCGAAGCGGTCGTGAATCCGGTCGTCGCGACCCTCTTCCCCAATGAGAAGACGAAATGGCTCAACATGCTGCACGCCGGTTGGCCAGGCGGTCTTGTCTTGGGCGGCATTATCACGATCGGCATGGGGCCAGATGGCTTCCTTTCCAATATCTTTTCCGGCGGCGTATCGATGGCCTGGCAATACAAGGTCGCGTTGATCTTGATTCCGACCGTTGTTTACGGCCTGATGATGTTGCCCTGTAAGTTTCCGGTCAACGAACGAGTCGCTGCTGGCGTTTCGTATGGCGACATGCTGGCCGAGTTCGGAATGGGCGGAGCGTTGATCGTCGGCTTCTTGATGTTCAGCGAATTGGGTCGCGTCGCGACCGAACTACTAGGCAAAGCAGGCGTCGAATCGGGCGAATGGATGATCTACGTCGTCTGGGGCTGCATCATCGCAGCGACCATCGGCATGGGAGCGATCACCAAGTTCGCCATTGGTCGCCCGCTCTTCCTGTTCATGTTGCTGATCATGGTTCCGTTGGCGACTACCGAGCTTGGCACCGATAGTTGGATTACCTCGCTGATGGAACCGGTCATGACCAAAGCAGGCTACGCCGCTGGTTGGGTGATCGTCTACACCTCGTTGATCATGATGATCTTGCGATTCTTCGCCGGTCCGATCGTCCACAAACTTTCGCCGCTGGGGCTGTTGGCCGCTAGTTCGGTGATTGCGATCGTGGGCTTGGTCTTCCTATCGAAGGTCGACAGTATCGCGTTGATCTTTGTCGCTGCGACCATTTATGGCCTTGGAAAAACGTTCTTCTGGCCAACGATGCTCGGCGTGGTCGCCGAACAATCGCCTCGCGGCGGCGCTCTCACGTTGAACGCCACCGGCGGCGTCGGCATGTTGGGCGTCGGCGTGGTCGGAGCCGTGTTCCTCGGTTATTTCCAAGACTCGGCCCAAGTCGCCGCTTTGGAAGACAAACCGGCGATCTTGAAACAGGTCGAAGAAGAGAAGACGTGGGTCTTTGGTAAATACAATGCGGTCAACGCCGATGCGGTGAAAGAGTTGCCCGAAGCGGAGCAAGAAGAAGTGACCGTCGCCAGTGAACAAGCGAAGAAAGACGCATTGTTCGCCGTCGCGATCTTCCCCTGCATCATGCTCGCGTGTTACTTGGCGTTGATCGTCTACTTCACTAGCCAAGGCGGTTACAAGGCGGAAGTCTTGGTCGGCCACGAGGCCGAAGACGCCAAGTTCACCGGCGGTGTCGAAGGACCAGCAGACGCTTAA
- a CDS encoding ArnT family glycosyltransferase: MSKLFANRWFWVILLIAFGLRVGAAVWWQSRIPEGDRFFFGDSLSYETLARQVAHGEDYRYGDSYIFRTPGYPVLLTPFYWFSDEPHPLTLRMLGVVLGTITAALCGMLAARFFSTAAGLIATLLAALYPGGLAMSAFVLSEVAFCPWMLLQILFWNEAYQATSRRSSLLWAIAAGAVMAAAVLTRPSWMLFPFFAMPICLWLAPQRRRQLEVMLVLGLSFMAAMTPWWVRNYQVAQRFVPTSLQVGASLYDGIRPHSDGGSDMAFVEPFRAEQRAADAANDGPLVGTFETRLDDRMKAASIAWGKQHPGEVVSLAGRKLLRYWNFWPNESSFQSVKFRLIIAVGYLPILLLGLAGLVIYRRHSLGVWLCGLPIFYFSLLHMIFVSSIRYRQPPMLSLIVLAAGAAVWLLYRWRNGQNLPADSDSPA, from the coding sequence ATGTCAAAGCTATTCGCCAATCGCTGGTTCTGGGTGATCCTGCTTATCGCATTCGGGCTGCGCGTCGGCGCCGCCGTCTGGTGGCAAAGTCGAATTCCAGAGGGAGATCGCTTCTTTTTTGGCGATAGTTTGTCGTATGAAACTTTGGCGCGGCAAGTTGCGCATGGTGAAGACTATCGCTACGGCGACTCGTATATCTTCCGCACGCCCGGCTATCCGGTGCTGCTTACGCCGTTCTATTGGTTCAGTGACGAACCCCATCCGCTGACGCTGCGAATGTTGGGCGTTGTGCTGGGGACAATCACGGCGGCGCTGTGCGGAATGTTGGCTGCCCGGTTTTTCTCGACCGCCGCGGGCCTAATCGCGACGCTGTTAGCGGCCCTCTATCCCGGCGGATTGGCGATGAGCGCCTTTGTGCTGAGCGAAGTTGCGTTTTGCCCGTGGATGCTGCTGCAGATCTTATTTTGGAACGAAGCGTATCAGGCGACCTCACGCCGCAGTTCGTTGCTGTGGGCGATCGCCGCCGGAGCGGTGATGGCGGCCGCCGTGCTGACGCGCCCCAGTTGGATGCTGTTTCCCTTTTTTGCGATGCCGATTTGCCTGTGGTTGGCGCCGCAGCGACGACGTCAGTTGGAAGTCATGCTGGTGCTCGGCCTGAGCTTCATGGCGGCGATGACCCCCTGGTGGGTTCGCAATTATCAAGTCGCTCAGCGGTTTGTGCCGACTTCGCTGCAGGTTGGGGCTAGCTTGTATGACGGCATTCGTCCCCACTCGGACGGCGGCAGTGATATGGCGTTTGTCGAGCCGTTTCGTGCGGAGCAACGCGCGGCCGACGCGGCCAATGATGGTCCACTGGTCGGCACGTTCGAGACGCGCCTCGATGATCGGATGAAAGCGGCGTCGATCGCATGGGGGAAACAGCACCCAGGCGAAGTGGTGAGCCTGGCGGGGCGTAAACTACTGCGATATTGGAACTTCTGGCCCAACGAGTCCAGCTTCCAAAGCGTGAAGTTCCGCCTGATTATCGCGGTTGGCTACTTGCCTATCTTGCTATTGGGTTTGGCCGGTCTCGTGATTTATCGCCGACATAGCCTGGGCGTTTGGCTCTGCGGATTGCCGATCTTCTACTTTTCGCTGCTCCATATGATCTTTGTCAGCTCGATCCGCTATCGTCAACCGCCGATGCTGTCGCTGATCGTGTTGGCGGCTGGCGCCGCCGTTTGGCTCCTTTATCGCTGGCGAAACGGGCAAAATCTTCCGGCCGATTCGGATTCGCCTGCGTAA
- a CDS encoding AsmA-like C-terminal domain-containing protein codes for MHTSWLFCKWTALSAVMVAVAIGLYLYHNLNDEIRIRVERRFAEHYQHLDISVASAQFHEGQGVEIRGLRFAEKNVSGHSGELLDIDEMFVYCNTDPRELVTGKLDVARIVVKRVRISAALQADGRINLQSMFPLPKFGDSDPIIEIHDGLFELYDSVSGARLRLDPIDLTIKPLHDPQLAANGKKRLAVEGTLRSEHFETAKISGVLEPDSQFGMIQGSVEQLRVTPELFRDFPQCVQQKAEKLEPLDARVDLKFSVATPTKNAPCRFEISGDLSEGRWKDRSLPFPVSEIFGSFVANAAGLNVERLSANVGDGSIVASLVRQGWSDASPVHFEANLCNYILHDRLTEAIPPDLLEHWDHYQPAGAVDAQVIVDFDGVTWKPELHVTCLDSRFVYHKFPYPVHAAKGRIDYKNGVLDLNLAAMAGKAPIKIIASLRDLGPEAKGFARFTSVEPIECDETLLKALAAASSKGSEIAGKLQPSGTTNFDFLVQCYKGDEDQDKRLTLDIVDAQVTYDEFPYPIQKIHGRVVWTDDKTIIERLEGVNDSGYVVCGGSWTRTEDPRGKLMLNFTCTDIPLEDELRLALPETSRRVWDELRPRGTIDHMDLAVAFPDENGKLDVDIRAQKWRRDELLQSERKYSAASRTISIEPRSFPWLMDDVVGAVHFRRGVVQLLGVTARHGNVQIATGGDCQELPGGRWQLRFQDVQVDRLFPERDLLTALPASLAASVRRLKPSTPVNMRGAFTLVGGAEESAPPDAYWDLDFFLAGCDVTAGVVLNRVYGAVRLTGEATAEGAFTFGELSIDSLLYNDIPLTKITGPLFISSDHAVIGSQVPRREGRTPQSILATTFGGQLAIDSSVLLQENQPFSLQLKLSEGKLQQTLLDLGQANPGRNTGRMFAEMRLAGNSLGTNTFQGNGRVQLRDGNLYQLPLAVSLLKVFAARTPDNTAFHTSDIDFQIKGDYVYLNRMTLSGDAISLTGAGEANLDGRISMRFYSELGNNRYQIPVIRPLLGEAGRNLMVIHVNGTLDHPETRQEIFPAVNETLEQLFPDQPIRFPVGAMTDSGGGSTARQPPAAAGGIPR; via the coding sequence GTGCATACAAGCTGGCTCTTTTGCAAATGGACGGCGCTATCCGCAGTGATGGTCGCCGTGGCGATCGGTTTGTACCTGTACCACAACCTGAACGACGAAATTCGGATTCGCGTAGAACGTCGTTTCGCCGAGCATTATCAGCATCTTGATATTTCGGTTGCGTCGGCTCAATTTCATGAAGGCCAGGGAGTCGAAATTCGCGGGCTTCGTTTCGCCGAAAAGAATGTCTCCGGACATAGCGGCGAATTGCTCGACATCGACGAGATGTTCGTCTACTGCAACACCGACCCACGCGAACTTGTCACCGGCAAATTGGACGTCGCTCGAATTGTGGTGAAGCGCGTGCGCATTTCCGCCGCATTGCAGGCGGATGGGCGAATTAACTTGCAATCGATGTTTCCGCTTCCCAAATTTGGCGACAGTGATCCGATCATCGAAATTCATGACGGTCTGTTTGAACTGTACGACTCGGTCAGCGGCGCTCGGTTACGTCTGGATCCGATCGACCTGACGATCAAACCGCTTCATGATCCGCAGCTTGCCGCCAACGGCAAGAAGCGTCTAGCGGTCGAAGGAACATTACGCAGCGAGCATTTTGAAACGGCGAAAATCTCCGGCGTTCTCGAGCCCGATTCACAGTTTGGCATGATCCAAGGGAGCGTGGAGCAATTGCGGGTCACGCCAGAGTTGTTTCGCGATTTTCCGCAATGCGTGCAGCAGAAAGCAGAGAAGCTGGAACCGCTGGATGCGCGCGTTGATTTGAAGTTTTCGGTCGCTACGCCGACGAAGAACGCACCATGCCGGTTTGAAATCAGCGGCGATCTGAGCGAAGGACGCTGGAAAGATCGCTCGCTCCCCTTCCCTGTTTCCGAAATATTCGGTTCGTTTGTCGCCAACGCCGCCGGGTTGAATGTCGAGCGTCTCTCGGCCAACGTTGGCGATGGTTCGATCGTCGCATCGCTGGTGCGGCAAGGTTGGAGCGACGCGTCGCCGGTTCACTTCGAGGCGAACCTCTGCAATTACATCCTGCACGATCGGCTGACCGAAGCGATACCGCCTGATTTGCTGGAGCATTGGGATCACTATCAACCAGCCGGCGCCGTGGATGCTCAGGTAATCGTCGACTTTGACGGCGTCACGTGGAAGCCGGAACTGCATGTCACCTGTTTGGATTCACGCTTCGTCTATCATAAGTTTCCTTATCCGGTGCATGCCGCCAAGGGACGAATAGATTACAAGAACGGGGTTCTCGATTTGAATCTGGCGGCGATGGCCGGCAAAGCGCCGATCAAAATCATCGCCAGCTTGCGCGACCTGGGCCCCGAGGCCAAAGGGTTCGCTCGCTTCACTTCGGTCGAACCGATTGAGTGCGACGAGACATTGCTGAAAGCGTTGGCGGCGGCGAGTTCCAAGGGAAGCGAGATCGCAGGCAAACTGCAGCCGAGCGGCACGACCAATTTCGACTTCCTGGTCCAATGCTACAAAGGGGACGAAGATCAGGATAAGCGTCTGACGCTCGACATCGTCGACGCCCAGGTCACCTACGACGAGTTTCCGTACCCGATCCAAAAGATCCATGGTCGCGTCGTTTGGACCGACGACAAGACGATCATTGAGCGGCTCGAAGGGGTCAATGATTCTGGCTATGTCGTCTGCGGAGGATCGTGGACGCGCACCGAGGATCCCCGCGGCAAGTTGATGCTCAACTTCACCTGCACCGATATTCCGCTGGAAGATGAGCTTCGCTTGGCGCTGCCGGAGACTTCGCGCCGCGTGTGGGACGAACTGCGCCCCCGCGGGACGATCGACCACATGGATTTGGCGGTCGCGTTTCCGGATGAAAATGGGAAGCTGGATGTCGACATTCGCGCTCAGAAATGGCGGCGCGATGAGCTGCTGCAAAGCGAACGCAAGTACAGCGCTGCGAGTCGCACCATTTCGATCGAACCACGGAGTTTTCCGTGGCTGATGGACGACGTGGTGGGCGCCGTTCATTTTCGCCGCGGCGTTGTGCAACTGCTGGGCGTGACGGCGCGACATGGCAATGTGCAGATCGCCACCGGCGGCGATTGCCAGGAATTGCCTGGCGGCCGTTGGCAGCTTCGTTTTCAAGACGTGCAAGTTGATCGGCTGTTTCCTGAACGAGATCTGTTAACTGCGCTGCCAGCTTCGTTGGCCGCGTCCGTGCGCCGCTTGAAACCATCGACGCCGGTTAACATGCGTGGAGCGTTTACGTTAGTCGGCGGAGCGGAAGAGAGCGCGCCGCCAGACGCCTATTGGGACTTGGACTTCTTTTTGGCTGGCTGCGACGTGACCGCCGGAGTCGTGTTGAATCGGGTCTATGGCGCGGTGCGACTGACCGGCGAAGCGACCGCCGAGGGAGCGTTTACGTTTGGCGAGCTTTCGATCGATTCGCTCCTGTACAACGACATTCCGCTGACCAAGATTACCGGGCCGCTCTTTATCAGTTCGGATCACGCGGTGATCGGATCGCAGGTTCCCCGCCGTGAAGGGCGAACTCCGCAAAGCATCTTGGCGACCACCTTTGGCGGACAGTTGGCGATCGACAGCAGCGTGCTGCTGCAAGAGAACCAGCCGTTTAGTCTGCAATTGAAGCTATCCGAAGGGAAACTGCAGCAAACGCTGCTCGACCTAGGCCAGGCGAATCCCGGACGAAACACGGGACGCATGTTCGCCGAGATGCGCCTGGCCGGCAATTCGCTCGGTACGAACACCTTCCAAGGAAATGGTCGCGTCCAACTGCGCGACGGCAATCTTTATCAATTACCGTTGGCCGTTTCGTTGCTTAAAGTGTTCGCCGCGCGTACGCCCGACAACACCGCGTTTCATACCAGCGACATCGATTTTCAGATCAAAGGGGATTACGTCTATCTGAATCGCATGACGTTGAGCGGCGACGCGATCTCGCTGACCGGCGCCGGCGAAGCGAATCTCGATGGTCGAATCTCGATGCGGTTCTATAGCGAACTGGGAAACAATCGTTATCAAATCCCGGTCATCCGCCCGTTGCTGGGAGAAGCTGGCCGCAATCTGATGGTGATTCACGTCAATGGAACGCTGGATCATCCTGAGACGCGGCAAGAGATCTTCCCGGCGGTCAACGAAACGCTGGAGCAACTCTTCCCCGACCAGCCGATCCGGTTTCCGGTCGGCGCGATGACTGACTCCGGCGGTGGTTCTACTGCACGGCAACCTCCGGCCGCGGCGGGTGGAATTCCACGTTAA
- a CDS encoding DUF1559 domain-containing protein: MPTSCLPRIRRQVGFTLVELLVVIAIIGVLIALLLPAVQQAREAARRMDCSNRLKQFGIAYHNYHDTHGNFPSGYIVNGQVGPCIDQANPSGTRAPWSVLILPFLEQQNLHDQFRFNEQFSINNQHQGTATNHALQWSTNTAFHCPSDPLAVDMHPSYLACAGGGPAPSGSVPTIDQGCKATATTSFVLYYNGVFSVNSKTKFSNMLDGTSNSYLMGESFYVVHPSVDAFSLQKHSSWAGGAFYRADYRHYTNLAAAVEPINQPVSGISTKGPNKSEAVVGRTFGSFHPGGCNMLLGDASVHYMSQTMDINTHRALGAIADGGPVGGLP, encoded by the coding sequence ATGCCTACCTCGTGCTTACCGCGCATCCGACGTCAGGTCGGTTTTACGCTGGTCGAACTGCTGGTCGTCATCGCGATCATCGGCGTTCTTATTGCCTTACTCCTGCCTGCGGTGCAACAAGCTCGCGAAGCGGCGCGGCGGATGGATTGCTCCAACCGGCTGAAGCAGTTTGGCATCGCTTACCACAACTATCACGATACGCACGGCAACTTCCCGTCTGGCTATATCGTGAATGGTCAAGTCGGTCCCTGCATCGATCAAGCGAATCCAAGTGGAACGCGGGCCCCTTGGTCGGTCTTGATTTTGCCGTTTCTGGAACAACAAAACCTGCACGATCAATTTCGTTTCAACGAACAGTTTTCGATCAACAACCAGCACCAAGGAACCGCTACGAATCACGCACTGCAGTGGTCTACCAATACCGCTTTTCACTGCCCCAGTGATCCCCTTGCAGTCGACATGCATCCCAGCTATTTGGCCTGTGCCGGAGGGGGCCCGGCGCCCAGCGGTTCGGTCCCGACAATCGATCAGGGCTGCAAAGCGACCGCTACGACCTCGTTTGTCCTGTACTACAACGGCGTCTTCTCGGTCAATTCCAAGACGAAGTTCAGCAACATGCTCGACGGCACTTCGAACTCGTATCTGATGGGAGAAAGCTTCTACGTCGTTCATCCGTCCGTCGACGCGTTTTCGCTGCAGAAGCATAGCTCGTGGGCAGGCGGCGCCTTCTATCGCGCGGACTATCGCCACTACACGAATCTGGCGGCGGCGGTCGAACCGATCAATCAGCCGGTCAGCGGTATTTCGACCAAAGGCCCCAACAAATCGGAAGCCGTCGTCGGTCGTACGTTCGGCAGCTTTCACCCCGGCGGCTGCAACATGTTGTTGGGTGACGCGAGCGTTCACTACATGAGTCAGACGATGGACATCAACACGCATCGCGCACTTGGGGCGATCGCAGACGGCGGCCCGGTCGGAGGTCTTCCCTAA
- a CDS encoding TIGR00266 family protein, producing MSLTVLQQHSHDVDYHIIGDDMQLVEIELDPGETVIAEAGAMNYMQEGITFSTKMGDGSDPDQGLMGKLFSAGKRMVSGNSLFMGHFTNEASTKRHVAFGAPYPGKILPIELSDMGGTLTCQKDSFLCAAMGTRLDIAFQKRLGAGFFGGEGFILQHLTGDGNAFLHACGAIITRQLEGETLLVEAGSLVAFTQGIDYDIERAGNLKSMLLGGEGLYLAKLSGHGTVMMQSLPFSRMANHILARAGGKG from the coding sequence ATGTCCCTAACCGTCCTTCAGCAACATTCGCATGACGTTGACTATCACATCATCGGCGACGATATGCAGTTGGTCGAGATCGAACTCGATCCAGGCGAGACCGTCATCGCAGAAGCGGGCGCGATGAACTACATGCAGGAAGGGATTACATTCTCGACCAAGATGGGAGACGGCAGCGATCCTGATCAAGGACTCATGGGCAAATTGTTTAGCGCCGGCAAGCGGATGGTCAGCGGCAACTCGCTGTTTATGGGACACTTCACCAACGAGGCGTCGACCAAGCGCCACGTCGCGTTTGGAGCGCCGTATCCCGGCAAGATTTTGCCGATCGAATTGTCGGACATGGGAGGGACGCTTACCTGCCAAAAGGATTCGTTCCTCTGTGCGGCGATGGGAACACGGTTGGATATTGCGTTTCAGAAACGTCTGGGCGCCGGCTTTTTTGGGGGTGAAGGTTTCATCCTGCAACACCTGACCGGAGACGGCAACGCGTTCCTGCATGCCTGTGGTGCGATCATCACGCGCCAGTTGGAAGGGGAAACTCTGCTTGTCGAAGCAGGCAGCCTGGTCGCGTTCACGCAAGGGATCGACTACGACATTGAGCGCGCCGGCAACCTGAAGTCGATGCTGCTCGGCGGCGAAGGACTTTACCTGGCGAAGCTAAGCGGTCACGGCACGGTCATGATGCAAAGTCTGCCGTTCTCGCGAATGGCGAACCACATTTTGGCTCGCGCCGGTGGAAAAGGGTAA
- the dapF gene encoding diaminopimelate epimerase, which translates to MRFTKMHGIGNDYVYVNCFAEQLPAAPETIAPLVSDRHFGIGGDGLILITPSEVADARMRMFNADGSESEMCGNGLRCVAKYVFDHDIAKKETLKLETGAGVLTVQIEAENGLARQVRVNMGPPILDGKKIPTIFDCDPVVNQKIEIAGQSFDVTCVSMGNPHCVIFVEKATDELVLKIGPQIERSTYFPARVNVEFVEVVSPTEVRQRTWERGSGETLACGTGASAVCVAGVLTGRTERKILNHLLGGDLQLEWNEADHCVYKTGGATEVFTGEWMLPASLP; encoded by the coding sequence ATGCGCTTCACCAAGATGCACGGTATCGGTAACGACTACGTCTACGTCAACTGCTTTGCCGAACAGTTGCCGGCTGCGCCAGAGACGATCGCGCCTTTGGTCTCGGATCGCCATTTTGGGATCGGCGGCGATGGGTTGATCTTGATCACGCCGTCGGAGGTTGCCGACGCGCGGATGCGGATGTTCAACGCCGACGGCAGCGAATCCGAGATGTGCGGCAACGGGCTCCGCTGCGTCGCCAAGTATGTGTTCGATCATGACATCGCGAAAAAAGAGACGTTGAAGTTAGAAACCGGCGCCGGCGTCCTGACCGTGCAGATCGAAGCCGAAAACGGCTTGGCTCGCCAGGTTCGCGTGAATATGGGCCCGCCGATCTTGGACGGCAAAAAGATTCCGACCATCTTTGACTGTGACCCCGTCGTCAACCAAAAGATCGAGATCGCCGGGCAATCGTTTGACGTAACCTGCGTTTCGATGGGAAATCCTCATTGCGTGATCTTTGTCGAAAAAGCGACCGACGAGCTGGTGTTGAAAATCGGCCCTCAGATCGAGCGTTCGACCTATTTCCCAGCTCGCGTGAATGTGGAGTTTGTCGAAGTCGTCTCGCCGACCGAAGTTCGCCAGCGCACTTGGGAGCGAGGTTCCGGCGAAACGCTAGCATGCGGCACTGGCGCCTCGGCCGTATGCGTAGCTGGCGTACTTACGGGAAGAACGGAGCGGAAAATTTTGAACCATCTGCTTGGGGGCGACCTGCAATTGGAGTGGAACGAAGCCGATCATTGCGTGTATAAGACCGGTGGAGCGACGGAGGTTTTTACCGGCGAGTGGATGTTGCCGGCGTCGCTCCCATAG
- a CDS encoding lysophospholipid acyltransferase family protein has translation MALDNRWLLRLGGFALHETIRHWLDTIDLRVAYHDPQLDPAHPLNDRPRIYIFWHEYISFPLYLRPFCNIAMLLSKHRDAEWLAHTATMMGFDTVRGSSQRGGATALLELLEKSKSMHLAITPDGPRGPRRRLAPGAIYLASRLGLPLIPMGFGFDRPKRAKTWDQFAIPRLFSRGRGLMGPGITIPPNQTRDQLEQHRQRVERILNQITTVAEDWAESGLRLEGEVPAQPRSVPLAGHREAALHDPFWIAAAAGTIDLSEANLFPPAQVAEIRKAA, from the coding sequence ATGGCGCTTGATAATCGTTGGCTGTTAAGACTGGGCGGCTTCGCGCTGCATGAGACGATCCGGCATTGGCTCGATACGATCGACCTGCGCGTCGCTTATCATGATCCGCAATTGGATCCGGCTCATCCGTTGAATGATCGCCCTCGCATCTATATCTTCTGGCACGAGTACATCAGCTTTCCGCTCTATTTGCGTCCCTTTTGCAACATCGCGATGCTGCTCAGCAAACATCGTGACGCCGAGTGGCTCGCCCACACCGCGACGATGATGGGCTTTGACACCGTCCGCGGTTCGTCCCAGCGCGGCGGCGCGACCGCGCTGTTAGAACTGCTCGAAAAATCAAAAAGCATGCACTTGGCGATCACGCCGGATGGCCCGCGTGGTCCACGTCGTCGTTTAGCGCCAGGCGCGATCTATCTAGCGTCACGACTCGGCTTGCCGCTGATCCCGATGGGTTTTGGTTTTGATCGCCCGAAGCGTGCCAAGACCTGGGACCAATTCGCGATCCCGCGCCTCTTCTCGCGCGGCCGCGGCTTGATGGGCCCCGGCATTACGATTCCGCCGAATCAAACCCGCGACCAACTAGAGCAGCATCGCCAACGGGTCGAACGCATCCTGAACCAAATCACCACCGTCGCCGAAGATTGGGCCGAGTCAGGTTTACGTCTCGAAGGGGAAGTTCCCGCCCAACCACGCAGCGTCCCGCTGGCCGGTCATCGCGAAGCGGCGCTGCATGATCCCTTTTGGATCGCCGCCGCCGCCGGAACGATCGACCTGAGCGAAGCAAATTTGTTTCCCCCGGCACAGGTTGCCGAGATTCGCAAAGCTGCCTAA